A single Anopheles arabiensis isolate DONGOLA chromosome 2, AaraD3, whole genome shotgun sequence DNA region contains:
- the LOC120908385 gene encoding uncharacterized protein K02A2.6-like, which produces MSTNENGASHGASEGESRRSPLIRPSAFTPAQPFASAHDVNAQRLHLQPHRGPAGSSLGVPAAPSLSISPTPSLHPEGASSQEAGSSPDSAMIYQMLQLMQKQMAQQQQMMSQLMQLHPLPQTSQPQQHSQQQSFVPQQQSFVPQQQPELTMDALASSISEFRYEAELDVTFSAWFSRYDDLFKQDASRLDDAVKVRLLVRKLGTTEHSRYTSFILPRVPRDVSFQDTVSILSSLFGRAESLFSKRYKCMKLTKAQSEDIFTFICRVNRSCVDYQFSSMSENQFKCLTLVCGLKDEADSDIRTRLLARIEERSDVTLEDLAAECQRIKSLKVDSAMIGTESRERVLAVHGAGMQSNQRYHRSGTQPANFRKQKSSDSGASAKPSKPCWVNDRRKYVNLTICGQHVSLQLDTGSDITVISRSLWQQLGKPSLVPAEVNARAASGEELQLDGEFETSIEMAGKTREAIIRVTRANILLLGADLIDQFGLSSLPMDSYCKMVSSSGYIKGLQAKFPTVFSGTGLCTKSRIHLQLKEDARPVFCPKGLSLMP; this is translated from the exons ATGAGCACCAACGAAAACGGTGCATCACACGGAGCTAGCGAAGGCGAATCGCGTCGATCACCGTTGATCCGCCCCAGCGCTTTTACACCAGCGCAACCCTTCGCATCCGCGCACGACGTCAATGCACAACGCTTGCATCTACAACCGCACCGAGGACCAGCAGGGTCATCGCTCGGCGTACCAGCGGCGCCATCGCTCAGCATATCGCCGACGCCATCGCTGCACCCAGAAGGAGCGTCATCTCAGGAAGCAGGATCGTCCCCAGACAGCGCGATGATCTACCAAATGCTGCAATTAATGCAGAAGCAGATggcccaacagcagcaaatgatGTCGCAATTAATGCAATTGCACCCGCTCCCGCAAACGTCGCAGCCCCAGCAGCATTCGCAGCAGCAGTCTTTCGtcccgcagcagcagtctttcgtcccgcagcagcagcccgagcTTACCATGGATGCTTTGGCGAGCAGCATTTCCGAGTTTCGGTACGAGGCCGAGTTGGACGTTACGTTTTCCGCCTGGTTTTCACGTTACGACGACCTGTTTAAGCAGGACGCCTCCCGACTCGACGACGCGGTGAAAGTTCGTTTACTCGTGCGTAAGCTGGGCACGACAGAGCATTCACGGTATACCAGCTTTATCCTTCCACGAGTTCCGCGCGATGTGAGTTTTCAAGACACAGTCAGCATATTGAGTTCGCTTTTCGGAAGGGCTGAGTCGCTTTTCAGCAAACGATACAAATGCATGAAGCTGACAAAAGCGCAATCCGAAGACATATTCACATTCATCTGCCGCGTGAACCGATCGTGCGTCGACTACCAGTTTTCGTCCATGAGTGAGAATCAGTTTAAGTGTTTGACGCTCGTGTGTGGACTAAAGGATGAGGCTGATTCAGACATCCGCACACGACTTCTCGCACGCATCGAGGAACGAAGTGACGTTACTTTGGAGGATCTTGCAGCAGAGTGCCAGCGGATAAAGAGCCTGAAGGTTGACAGCGCGATGATTGGAACGGAGTCGCGTGAACGAGTCCTTGCAGTGCACGGTGCAGGTATGCAGTCGAACCAGCGGTACCATCGATCGGGCACGCAACCAGCTAATTTCCGGAAGCAGAAATCGAGTGATTCCGGAGCATCGGCGAAACCATCGAAACCCTGCTG GGTTAACGACAGACGAAAATACGTCAACCTGACCATATGTGGTCAACACGTGAGCTTGCAGCTGGACACTGGGTCGGACATAACAGTCATCAGTCGCTCGTTGTGGCAACAACTGGGCAAACCATCGTTAGTTCCGGCAGAGGTCAACGCTAGGGCAGCATCGGGTGAGGAGCTTCAACTCGACGGTGAATTCGAAACCAGCATTGAAATGGCAGGTAAAACGAGGGAAGCTATCATTCGGGTGACACgagcaaacattttattgtTGGGTGCTGATCTCATCGATCAATTTGGTCTCAGTTCGCTACCAATGGATAGCTACTGCAAAATGGTATCGTCAAGCGGCTACATCAAGGGTCTCCAAGCTAAATTTCCGACAGTTTTTAGCGGTACGGGGCTATGCACTAAAAGCCGCATCCACTTGCAGTTGAAAGAAGACGCTCGACCCGTGTTTTGTCCAAAAGGCCTGTCGCTTATGCCATGA